The sequence below is a genomic window from Chaetodon auriga isolate fChaAug3 chromosome 8, fChaAug3.hap1, whole genome shotgun sequence.
agctgcactgtacCAACAATTAAACGGCAAAGCACCAATGAAGGACGTACGTGACAGGCAGGAAACCTTCCTGCTGAGAACGTTTATGAAGTCTTAATTAAAGTGAACTTTTCCTTCAGTTCATTCTACTTTTCTCTCACCACCAacccttttcacacacacacacacacacacacacacacacacacacacacacacacctccctctccatccctgtCTCCCTAAACACTCTCACACCATGACAGAGTAGGAGGTGTTCTCgctttctgcagagctgaaggagCCGGTGGTTCTTCGAATCCTCCTCACCCTCAGTCTCTCCATCCCCAGCaagcctctctgtcccagcAGCCCCTTACACATCCTGACCAGTTCCCTCCTGAACTTCACCCCGACGAAGCCGTACAGCAGAGGGTTCAGGGCGCAGTGCGACAGACCCACGCTTTCGGTGATCAGAGTCCCAATGTCCACCACGCGGCCGAACTGGCAACCTCCTGTCACCACGTCCAGCCTGTCCAGACTGTCTGCCAGCTGGAAGCAGTTGTATGGTGCCCAGCagatgacaaacacagacactaaAGAGATGATGAGGCGGAGAGACTTGCGCTTTTGGCGGCGACTGGCATTGCAGAGAGACTTGAAGATGCGGATGTAGCAGTAGAGCATGATCAGCAGGGGGAGCCCAAAACCCAGAATCACACTGACCAGCTGCTgccccacctgccactgtgtGGAGTTCTTAGTGAACCACACCTGGCACAGGAGCGCCTTATGATGGCCTACAGTGTTCACTTCCACTACCTGTTTGAAGGTCATATCCACTCCACTC
It includes:
- the cxcr3.2 gene encoding C-X-C chemokine receptor type 3-2 encodes the protein MDQVTPTIEDYWIFDDYDNYTTSPELSRSGAVPCLQEDIYSFAQMYSPAVYSLVFLLAVVGNVLVLCVIRRYRNSQSGGACAFSLTDTFLLHLAISDLLLAFTLPLFAVQWAHQWVFGLAVCKISGALFSLNRYSGILFLACISFDRYLAIVHAVSSGWKRNTCHAQIACAVIWVICLGLSGVDMTFKQVVEVNTVGHHKALLCQVWFTKNSTQWQVGQQLVSVILGFGLPLLIMLYCYIRIFKSLCNASRRQKRKSLRLIISLVSVFVICWAPYNCFQLADSLDRLDVVTGGCQFGRVVDIGTLITESVGLSHCALNPLLYGFVGVKFRRELVRMCKGLLGQRGLLGMERLRVRRIRRTTGSFSSAESENTSYSVMV